The stretch of DNA TGGTTGCTAATTTTGTAGCTGCAGTTCTGAAGGAATTAGTCAAAGCACAGGTATGTTAAGTGTTGATCATAATTTCCTTGCTGCACTCTTCGTTTCCGCCCTTGATGTTGTTTAATCATTGAATGCGGCAGATAAGAGTGCCACATTAATTTGCCTATCTGAATGAAACTAGGTTTTTTCCTAATTTCACATTAAACTTTGGCTTACAATGCGCATCGAATTAAATCGATAGTAATTTTATCATCGTTTCTTTTCAGGGTGTGGCTGGAGCTGAAAGAATATTTATCATGTCGAATGCACCACTCACCAGTGTTTTACCATCTGGTGTTGACCTGAATGCATTCCTCGCTCAACATAAggtaattttgaattgtaGTTTAACAGCCTTCCTCGAATTCGATTAAAAATGTCTTGCATTTATTGTTTCAGGAACTCGAATTCCTTTCCAAAGTCGATTCTATACCAAGGGGTAGCGGCAGTGTTGGCAAGTCCAGCAGCAGTGCTACCCCCGCCAGTCAAGTTAACATCGATTTTCAGCACAGCCTGGAGAAGTACTTGAGAGACGCGACCCAATTGACTACAGATGACGTCTGTAGCTGGATTCAGGTATGAGTTccctagtttcttttttattttctgattttcattGCCGTTTTGTTTCCCCCATTGCAGAAACAATATGTTGGTGAAGTGAATCCCGCTTTCATTCGTGCCTTGGTCACCGCAGTAACCGAGAGTTCTATTGAAGgtgaggaattttttttactaattgtCGAATAACAATTTTCAATGACAAAATTGTTTGTACATTTAGGACGTGGTACAGACAGTAAACTGAACAACACTGTTTTGAAAAATCGGACGGAGGTGTTGAGGCGGTACGTTGACAACATTGCTGATCGTGAGCTTCAACTGCTTTACGCAGTTCAGACTTTAGTGACCCAGCGACAACACCCCAAAGGTATGTGCTTATAAATTGTGGCAAGATTCGATTTTCTaaacttttgtattttgtaggTTTAATTCAAGGCATCTTCGAGACCCTCTATGACAGTAACGTCGTTTCTGAAGAGGGCTTTGAGTCGTGGGTGTCTGCCGACGATCCTTTGGAACGTGAAGGCAAAGCTGTGGCACTCAAGATGATCACATCTTTTCTGACGTGGCTGAAGGAAGCTGACCCTGAAAGCGATCAAGAGGCGGATGCCTGACCTTATGAAAAGCATATTGAGGAGCATTTGTGTGAGTGTATCGTGTGAGTGAAGGGGTGAGGCCAGAGTGTGCATGCGTGTAAGTGAAGAAGATTGGCGGGATTTATCGCCCCTAATCTTCCCTAATTACATGAAAATGAGCTGATTTTTGAGCGATAATTGTGCTCCAAGAGCACACCTGGCTAAATTTATTAATGATGTAGTTGGAATTTTGCCCCTTTATTTTCATACACCCCTTTCAACTGATTGTGTGGGCGGATTATTTTTAATCCAAGGAAGGGCAAATGTTGATATAAAAGAATCGGTCAGAGAAAAGCGAAAGGTATCGTGTGAATAATTtgttagtttgttttttcttttcgtttcatttcattggcaaatgaaaaacaggagaagaatttttaaaatcatttttctgtttgaattttttttgtttcttgtatgtgtgtaagaaaaaaaatgttgtgctGGGCCGGGGGCGATATGTTGATTGCATGATCGATTTACATATGATGGataagaaacaacaacccatAATTTCATGGATGCGCTTTCGCTAATTGAAATGAGCAAGCAATTGTTTTGGAACGTAGAGTTCCACTCATTCTTGCTCTCGCTCCTCCTTCCCTTCCACGTGAAAGACAGTCGGTTTACACATTCTGTGAACGTGGCGGTTTTGTTTGCAACGTTTGTAACATTTGTTGTAAGACTGATACTTTGAAGGGATTTATTCATACACTGCAGTAGAAGGTTATTGATAAACTAATGTCTCAGTTTACATCCATATTACTAATACATTTATCATTACATGAATATAAACAGAAAGGGCTTCTATAATGTTAGGAATTAGGTCATAACAGAAGAAaagcatttgaaattgaaacgaatgcttaatttgtatttcaaatgttgtttaaattccgatttattattttagcgTCGTCCTCTAGAAAAGGTTGATAGGGTAGGATTatttggaaatggaaaaagctTACGTCTGTGGTAAAACTGGTAAGTGGGTGCCGAAAATCCAGAATTTATATTCCCATTCAGCAATCCACagttgaataattaaaatcagTTAAAGACAACTCCTGTAAGGTGTATGTATCACGAATTCACGACTTCAGTTCGCTTGATGGGGATTGGaatcaaattttctctttgattgaTTGGTTTAGTCAGGGGTTCTATGATAAATGGCAACGTCGAGtcatgtttgttttggttttggtaACTGTCTTCTGGTAACGGAGTGTaaacgttttaaaaattagttattAGAACGTTGTACTCCAAATAGACCGAAAATGGCTTTTTTGTGGCTAGAATCGACTTTCCACAACTCTCAACCCTTAAATAAGAAGCAAGATTGTCTTGTTACTTTCGTTCACTGGAAATTGCTGTCGAATGGTTATTTGGTTTTGCATTCTAAACAGGTACGTGCATTGACACCTATAGAATCCACTTTCAAAGTTAGCTAACATTTTTCGGAAAGGGTCTGAATGTTGAAGATGCAGAGAGAAAGGAAGTACTTCCCGAAAATTGGAATTCAGAAGCAGTGTATGAACTTCAATATGTAAAAAATGGAGAACAACATTTGTTAAAAGCCGTTATTGTTGATGGAGAACTGGTTTTTACTGTTATGGTAATTATTGAATGCATTGTTTTGCTTTTCTATTAACTGTAGTTGAATCTGTGTTGAATCTTTTTCAGCGAGTTAAAGATGAGAAAGTTGCTACTCTGGTGTTGGACACAGATCGTTGGATTGGAGAGAATTTCCAGAGTTTCAATGAGgcatacaaagaaaaagtcacTTTGGacaattttgttcaaaaagaattggTGGACCCTTTCGTTGAAAAGGTGTCTTCCAAACCTTCTGGAACTTCCACCATTATCATTGATGAGAGACCACAAAGTACATCTACTGGAGCCCCTTCATACCCCTCAGCAAGGCAAATACTGCATTTTTAAGAGTTTGATGCCTGGGTTTCATCTCTTTAGTCATTCATTAATGTATATTGAAACATTATAGTTCGTTCCCTGATCCGTTTGCTGTCGGAGGAGGTGATTTGAATCCGCTGGGAAGAGGACTTGGAGGTGGCGGTATGCTAATGGACCCTCGTCACATGGGCCGACGGCCACCATTGGGTATTCCAGGGAACCTTCCTCCAGGTATTTGGACttgattgaaacattttctaaaaataggTTAACATAATTTTAACATGTATAACGTTTCCGCATATCAGGAGCTGTCCCGCCTGGCGCGCGATTCGACCCTTTCGGTCCGATTGGTAATATTCCTCCCATTAGAGGACCGAGACCAAGTGGTGGAGGTTTTGGCGACCCTGATTTTGATCATCTCCCGCCTCCTGGATCGCATGACATGTTTATGTAAATACATTGTCCAAAATTACGGTTAGTGGGTTGTGTGAGGCGGATGAAAAAGTCGTAATCAGTTTGAAGAATCTAAAAGTGTAAGCAAATGTATTGCCCTGATGTGTTGTAACAAAGGAAGCGTGTATCGATcggttgtttatttttcacttgcCTAATACAGAAATTACAAAGGTTGAATAGTCTTGCCTTTATGTACTTATAAGTATTTTCTGTATCATTTACCTTTGTTCTTTATCTTAAGACGCTTGATCTAAAAACCTGATTATCCAAACCAGAAAGGACTAAGAATATTCTTGAATTACctaaaatcaaacaacaaaaagatgCGTGTTTCGTAATTTCACGTTTCCcaaccattttttatttgaatccaGCGTTGTGTTATGTCGCAATCGGCCTACTCAACAGCGACGTGTGAGAGATTATTCCTTATATTATAGTTTAATCGCCAGGTAACCACTTGATGACTCACTACGTACAATTTTAACGAAATAAAttctttctgaattttttcaagtcgTGTTTTTGTTCGCTGTAAGTCGGATCATGAAGgaagaaaggaggaggagcgaCTCATAAGGCCCTGCAGGCAACAGTTTCGAGATGCTGCAATatattggtttcttttttcgttactAGATGTCGACATTAGCCTTAGCCCGAGACCCCGAGTAGCCCTCCTCCATTCCTCCTTCATGGTAGTAAAACGTGGTTTTTTCAAGATTCTGTAACGTTTGTTTACCTTCACAGACGTTGGATGCTTTCTGTCCTCTCTAGTATCAAAAGTTTTGTAGAATATAACGATTGAGTCGGTACCGTATTTTCCTGTATAAGTGTATCAAGCTACTGCGTACTGGTTATTGTGCAGTGCTGTGCCAGAGTGAGACTCCTTGTCTGCCTAGCAGCGTTGATTCTCACTGTACATGTTAGTCGACTGAATCCGGAATTGTGACCATATGTATATGGTATAATCATGGGTGATCGTGATTCTTTGCCTGCTAACTTGAAAAGTATGCAACCATATCTGGATATGGCCACTGATTACGAATCCATGGACCCTTTCATTAGTTACTGGTGTAATTAAACTCTAAATCTGGCTTCACATCGATTTAGATTTAAACTGTTTTCATTCATAGGCCGACTGTATGTTCTAAAGCAAGGATTTATCCTGGCAAGAGTAGAAGATCTTCCATTTTTGCTCGTTTTAATGGAACTTTTGGAGAAGAACAAACAAGACCTGCAATCTAAAATAGAGGTAAGacttcaaaaatcaaatttttgtcaacAGTTTGTTTAAATCAAggcaatgtttttttgtttgttatttttgttttttacagaCTACTGATATACCTGCTGCTCGAGCTCATCTTCAAGGTGTGGTCCAGAAGTTGTTAAGCTGGGCAGAAAATGTGCCGCCTTTGTTGTCATTAActaagtatgaaaaaattattgtgtCACATTTATACTGCatatgtttgtttttgaagtCCTAGCTGTTGATTTTGTATACTATTCTTATTATTGCAGTGTTGTTGCTAAGGCATTTGAGTCTGCTGGAATGCTGCTAGATGTGTGCTCTATATTCGGAGAGCCAAATGAAGGCGAAttcgagaaaaagaagtaaactAGTTGCTACCATAGTTCAATTTATATTGCCCTATTGCTAACGACGTTACAGGTTTACCGACCCACATCAAGCAAATTTGCACAGCGAATTCCAATCAGAGTCGaccacaaaaaaatcaaacattcaTTCCCAAGATATTGGCAAGTTATCAGGTGGAATTTCCGGAGAACTCCAAAATGATGAGGTATAATGACCATATTTTCCTTGCTGCTCTCTTCGTTCCCGCCCTTGATGTTGTTTAATCATTGAATGCGGCAGATAAGAGTGCTACATT from Daphnia pulex isolate KAP4 chromosome 4, ASM2113471v1 encodes:
- the LOC124192575 gene encoding proteasome inhibitor PI31 subunit-like, coding for MAFLWLESTFHNSQPLNKKQDCLVTFVHWKLLSNGYLVLHSKQGLNVEDAERKEVLPENWNSEAVYELQYVKNGEQHLLKAVIVDGELVFTVMRVKDEKVATLVLDTDRWIGENFQSFNEAYKEKVTLDNFVQKELVDPFVEKVSSKPSGTSTIIIDERPQSTSTGAPSYPSASSFPDPFAVGGGDLNPLGRGLGGGGMLMDPRHMGRRPPLGIPGNLPPGAVPPGARFDPFGPIGNIPPIRGPRPSGGGFGDPFFDHLPPPGSHDMFM